Genomic segment of Candidatus Effluviviaceae Genus I sp.:
TGCGTAGGCTTCCAGTATGCGTGGTCGCGATCCGTCCTGACCCGCAGCCCCACGAGTCGCGTTCCCAGCAGGGTCTCGACGTCGCCCACCTCGCTGCGCGTTCCGCAGGCGTGCGCCACGCGGAGGTGCTCGCCGTCGTCCTCCGCAAGGAGCACGGCGCTCGCCACGCCGATCGCCCTGAGTTGCGCCGCGGCGGCCGCGAAGACCTCGTCGGGGGTCTGCGTCTCCTCCATGGCCAGCGCGGCGGCGTTGAGCGCCTCGAGCAGCCGGTCGGCCCGCTTGTGGTCCGTGATGTCGCGAACGACCGCGAGGGCGCCGTCGGCTGCGGGCACGACTCGCGCCTCGAAGTCGCGAACGTCGCCGTCGGGCATCGGCACGGGCAGCCGGTACTCGAAGCTCTGCATGCGGCCCGTCTCGATGGCGGCCCGGATGTGCCGCAGCACGTCCTCGGCGAAGTCGGGCGGGAAGACGTCCCCGAGGCTCCTCCCGATGAAGGCGTCGTGCGGCAGCGCGAGCTGGGCCTCGTCGGGGGCGTCGCACCCGAGGAACACGCCCTCCCGCGAGAACTGGAACATGACGTCGGGCACGGCGTCGAGGATGGCGCGGGTGCGGGCCTCGCTCACGCGAAGCTGTTCCTCGGTCCTCTTGCGCTCGATCGCCAGGCCGATCTGGTTCGAGACGAACTCGAGCATCTCGAGGTCCGTGAGCCCGAACTCGTCGGCGTCGGTGTAGCTCTGCACGACCAGCACGCCCGTCACCTCGCCCGACACGCGCAGCGGAACGCCCAGCCACACGAGGGACGGCGTGCCGACCATGTCGACGATGCCGTCCGCGACCCAGCGGTCCATCTGCTCGCGCTTGAGCAGGAGGGGCATGTTGTGCTTGATCACGTAGGCCGACAGCGTCCTCCCGGCCGGGTATGTCCGGAAGTCCTCCTGGTCCTCCTCGTCCACGAAGTAGTTGAGCGAGATCGTGTCCGCCGCCCGATCGTACAGAGCGATGAAGAAGTTCTCGGTGTTGATGACGCGCCCGAGCTCGGTGTGAATGGTCCGGAAGAGCTCCGCGGTGTTGCGGCACGTGTGGACCGCGTTGGCGATCTGCTGCATGACCTGCTGGAGTTCCTCGGCCCGCCGGCGCTCCGTGATGTCGACGCCGGAACTCAGGGTTCCCCTCACGCGGCCGTCAGCGTCGCGGATGAGCGCGTTGTGCCACTCGACCATCTTCCTCTCGCCCGCCGCCGTGAGGACGGCGTTCTGCGCGTGCTCGTAGAGCTGTTCCTGACCGGCCATGAGCCCGCGGAAGACGCGGCGCGTCGTCTCGCGGGTGTCCTCAGGGAGGAAGCTCTCAAACCAGCATCTGCCGACGATGTCCGATTCCGCAGCCTCGAGGACCTCGCACCCCTTCCGGTTGACCATCGTGACGCGACCCTCGGCGTCGAGGGCGACGAACACGACGCCTGCGAGGTCGAGGTAGGTCTGCGCCTCGTTCCGCTCGCGTTCGAGCGCCTGCTCCATGCGGCGGCGCTCCGTGATGTCGATGCCGATCCCAAAGAGCGCGTCGTCCTGTCCGAAGCAGCTCGGGAGGTGTCGGCCGCTCCACTCCACGAGCAGCCGCCGCCCGTCCTTCGCGATGACGTGGTTCTGGCTCGTCGTGGGGAGGTTCCGGGTCATGATCTCCTCGAACACGGGAGCAAGCGCGGCGTGCTCGTCCTCGGGGACGAACGTCGCGACGTAGTCCGTGCCGATGACCTCGTCGGCTTCGTACCCGAGCGCCTCGAGCATCGCGTCGTTCATGAAGCGCGTCGTGC
This window contains:
- a CDS encoding PAS domain S-box protein, which gives rise to MASHKNAQSGLPRDADLGMRVVQASPVFFVVIGRDGTTRFMNDAMLEALGYEADEVIGTDYVATFVPEDEHAALAPVFEEIMTRNLPTTSQNHVIAKDGRRLLVEWSGRHLPSCFGQDDALFGIGIDITERRRMEQALERERNEAQTYLDLAGVVFVALDAEGRVTMVNRKGCEVLEAAESDIVGRCWFESFLPEDTRETTRRVFRGLMAGQEQLYEHAQNAVLTAAGERKMVEWHNALIRDADGRVRGTLSSGVDITERRRAEELQQVMQQIANAVHTCRNTAELFRTIHTELGRVINTENFFIALYDRAADTISLNYFVDEEDQEDFRTYPAGRTLSAYVIKHNMPLLLKREQMDRWVADGIVDMVGTPSLVWLGVPLRVSGEVTGVLVVQSYTDADEFGLTDLEMLEFVSNQIGLAIERKRTEEQLRVSEARTRAILDAVPDVMFQFSREGVFLGCDAPDEAQLALPHDAFIGRSLGDVFPPDFAEDVLRHIRAAIETGRMQSFEYRLPVPMPDGDVRDFEARVVPAADGALAVVRDITDHKRADRLLEALNAAALAMEETQTPDEVFAAAAAQLRAIGVASAVLLAEDDGEHLRVAHACGTRSEVGDVETLLGTRLVGLRVRTDRDHAYWKPTHERAAVFVEGAEQLAASVDPPPPSEAIAACGSAPGIGRFILAPLIAEDHLLGVLSVHADHLAPRDVPAMRAFANQVGAALRRATLMQELRRSIEELQLAQDELLQAQKMEAVGRLAGGVAHDFNNLLTAIAGYSELLLCRPDLDEQTKADVGEIRKASDQASGLTRQLLAFSRKQPLQRQPMDVNATVTNLRGMLRRLVGEDVRIETDLAAAGACAQADAGQLEQVITNMVVNARDAMPDGGTITVRTDVVMVGESEARTMRGAHAGFFVRLSIEDTGGGIPQDVLEHIFEPFFTTKGKGKGTGLGLSVVYGIVSQHEGWIAVETEANKGTAFRIYLPVSEEKSAEATAEAHAGAPGDAKGHGERILLVEDEDAVREFASRALRESGYTVYEAGRAEQAIALFDAEGGNFDIVFSDVVLPDRSGVGLVTDITARKPGIQILLASGYTDQKAQWPAICERGFRFLQKPYSLPDLLGTIREMADAH